From Parasphaerochaeta coccoides DSM 17374, a single genomic window includes:
- a CDS encoding TrkH family potassium uptake protein, translating into MLGKRRMRISPGSTLLIGFLAIIVLGSILLMVPFSLKDGMKLKYVDSLFISTSSVCVTGLVTVSPGDTFTVFGRTVIALLIQTGGLGFSVFVVFFLVMLGRPVGFAERGPVREALGVSPRGLVNLVKFVMLSALVVETIGAVGFYHVFSRMYPFWESVGYAVFHAVSSFNNAGLDIFPGFESLIPYRADVLLNIMTSALVIIGGLGFSVLREIVSWRKIRRLSTHARIVLLTSACLLVAGTVLLRVAGVPWFEAFFQSVSARTAGFSTIDIGAISSGALLVLNVLMFIGASPGSTGGGIKTTTFFAIIKTIQQVFTRQEPVAFKRRMSADSMRKAFMVLLLALCVVLIGSCLIAVMEGSGYSLDHIVFESISAFATVGLSMGITPALSGFSKVVLIVLMYIGRVGPLTVAGSWMIRHRQTDFIEEQILIG; encoded by the coding sequence ATGCTTGGTAAACGCAGAATGCGAATCAGTCCGGGAAGCACGCTCCTTATTGGTTTTCTTGCAATCATCGTGCTAGGAAGCATCCTGCTGATGGTGCCGTTCTCCCTCAAGGACGGAATGAAGCTCAAGTATGTCGATTCGCTGTTTATTTCAACCAGTTCCGTGTGTGTCACCGGCCTTGTCACGGTGTCTCCCGGAGATACTTTCACCGTCTTCGGCAGGACGGTCATAGCATTGTTAATCCAGACGGGTGGTCTGGGATTCTCTGTATTCGTCGTATTTTTTCTCGTGATGCTTGGGCGTCCTGTAGGGTTCGCGGAGAGGGGGCCCGTGCGCGAAGCTCTTGGCGTATCACCAAGAGGGCTGGTCAATCTTGTCAAGTTCGTCATGTTGTCGGCTCTTGTCGTTGAGACCATTGGAGCGGTCGGGTTCTACCATGTCTTTTCCCGCATGTATCCGTTCTGGGAAAGTGTCGGGTATGCTGTTTTCCATGCTGTCTCATCGTTCAATAACGCCGGTCTGGATATTTTCCCTGGTTTCGAAAGCCTCATTCCATATCGTGCCGACGTTCTACTGAACATCATGACCTCGGCACTGGTCATCATTGGAGGTCTTGGTTTCTCTGTCCTGCGGGAGATTGTCTCATGGAGGAAGATCCGCCGGCTGTCTACCCATGCCCGTATTGTCCTGCTCACCTCGGCATGTCTGCTGGTCGCGGGAACAGTCTTGCTCCGCGTGGCGGGAGTGCCATGGTTTGAAGCGTTTTTCCAGAGCGTCTCAGCCCGCACCGCGGGGTTCAGCACAATTGATATTGGCGCTATTTCCTCAGGTGCCCTGCTGGTTCTCAATGTTCTGATGTTCATTGGTGCTTCGCCGGGATCTACGGGAGGCGGAATCAAAACAACGACATTCTTTGCGATTATCAAGACGATCCAGCAGGTATTTACGAGACAGGAACCTGTTGCTTTCAAGCGCAGGATGTCCGCGGACAGCATGAGAAAAGCTTTCATGGTGTTGCTTCTCGCCCTGTGTGTGGTACTCATTGGTTCCTGTCTTATCGCTGTCATGGAAGGGTCGGGCTATAGTCTGGATCACATTGTGTTCGAATCCATTTCTGCGTTTGCGACGGTAGGGCTGTCCATGGGCATCACTCCTGCCTTGTCTGGGTTTTCAAAGGTCGTACTCATCGTGCTGATGTATATTGGAAGGGTAGGTCCCCTGACGGTCGCCGGTAGCTGGATGATACGTCACAGACAAACTGATTTCATTGAAGAACAGATACTGATAGGGTGA
- the trkA gene encoding Trk system potassium transporter TrkA — protein sequence MKVIILGAGRRGLLMARQLIAEDNDVVLIDSDPARIEDALSRLDCMGIVGSGMDVEVLKSADCEHADAFIAVSDSDEINLVSCGIVSTEFGETKTVAAIRNITYTGQAGLKGALLGIDYIANPDEEAAKSLHAMIESGIFGNAISFTRSDLLLFTFSVKHGSPFADKHISALRGSMDAEFIVAAINRSGTVFVPSGTSVIKVGDTVSLVAKDADIDILRGSAGYFRKRPKSIVMVGGTRIAHLILKEFPPETRTCVALVDRNREVCEQFASHFPGILVLNAAITDDSVFEEEHLASYDLLLSLTDSDELNIITASYAKRAGNMYSVALIRDNNNYVRLASMLDIDAVISTTEATADSLLRFLRGDNVSSLHLLFKGQLEVYEFTLSAEAEVCGKHLKEIDIRGKGIVAGITDTDGRDVIPTGEYLLKAGETVLVTVSKKHAEYIRRLFD from the coding sequence ATGAAAGTCATCATCCTTGGAGCCGGACGACGGGGACTCCTCATGGCACGGCAACTCATAGCGGAAGACAACGATGTCGTATTGATTGACTCTGACCCTGCACGCATTGAGGATGCGCTCTCTCGCCTTGACTGCATGGGAATCGTCGGAAGCGGCATGGACGTTGAAGTGCTGAAGTCAGCCGACTGCGAACATGCCGATGCTTTCATTGCCGTATCGGACAGTGATGAAATCAACCTGGTGTCCTGCGGCATCGTATCTACCGAGTTCGGCGAGACCAAGACCGTGGCGGCAATCCGCAACATCACCTATACCGGACAAGCCGGCTTGAAAGGAGCCCTGCTTGGCATTGACTACATAGCAAATCCTGACGAAGAAGCCGCAAAAAGCCTTCATGCCATGATAGAAAGCGGAATCTTCGGCAATGCCATCTCCTTCACCCGCTCGGACCTGTTGCTTTTCACCTTTTCCGTCAAACACGGCTCTCCTTTCGCTGACAAACATATCTCCGCCCTACGGGGAAGCATGGACGCGGAATTCATCGTAGCCGCGATAAACCGCAGCGGTACCGTGTTCGTACCCTCCGGCACATCGGTCATCAAAGTCGGCGACACTGTTTCCCTCGTAGCCAAGGATGCTGACATCGACATCCTCCGAGGCTCCGCCGGATACTTCCGGAAAAGACCCAAGTCCATCGTCATGGTGGGAGGAACCCGCATCGCCCATCTGATACTCAAGGAATTTCCGCCTGAGACACGGACATGCGTGGCTTTGGTTGACAGAAACCGGGAAGTGTGTGAACAGTTTGCCTCGCACTTTCCCGGAATCCTGGTTCTGAACGCCGCGATCACCGATGATTCCGTCTTTGAGGAAGAACACCTGGCCTCCTACGACCTTCTCTTGTCCCTGACAGACAGCGACGAATTGAACATCATAACCGCCAGCTATGCCAAAAGAGCCGGAAACATGTATTCCGTCGCGCTGATACGGGACAACAATAACTATGTCCGCCTTGCCTCCATGCTGGACATTGACGCGGTCATCTCCACAACGGAAGCAACAGCCGACTCCCTGCTCCGTTTCCTCCGTGGTGACAATGTATCAAGCCTGCATCTCCTGTTTAAAGGCCAGCTTGAAGTATATGAGTTCACTCTTTCTGCTGAAGCCGAAGTATGCGGGAAACACTTGAAGGAAATAGACATCCGCGGAAAAGGAATTGTGGCGGGCATCACGGATACAGATGGCAGGGATGTCATCCCTACCGGAGAGTATTTGCTGAAAGCAGGAGAGACAGTCCTGGTGACCGTGTCCAAGAAGCACGCTGAATACATCCGGCGTCTTTTCGACTGA
- a CDS encoding TrkH family potassium uptake protein: MLNWKQDARLLSSILMVFTLVMSIPTAIAWSSREHDAFRGFLWAMFTALVLAALLYHISLSASSRKLGTRDGYILVTTTWLLVTAIGAIPLRASGAFPTYTAAYFEIMSGFSTTGASVIPVHDAIPSSIHFWRSATNWLGGMGIIVLFVALVPVMGSGGAKLVGAEFVGPTKDKLTPKIRNTALSLWLIYVGLSVLQAILLLAGGIPLYDAATITFSTMSAAGFSPYAGGVSFFSSRYVLVIVIIFMFLSGVNFALFFKALMGQGKLAIRDKELRTYGIITLVVATAGGISLAFSGMYDIGESFFQSLFQTVSFISTTGFVTADYQTWPAFNQMLLFILIFIGGCAGSAAGGIKVMRIMTMARLAKVHMRQRLHPNGVFPVHVGTKILSPEVTRGVSAYFGIYFTTALAGILVISLTGVDFETAVSSVLTCLSNVGIGFGQVGPKGSFAMFPPWAHWVFSFLILAGRLEFFTVFTVFTRDFWKR, encoded by the coding sequence ATGCTGAACTGGAAACAAGACGCGCGACTGCTTTCATCCATTCTCATGGTCTTTACGCTTGTAATGAGCATCCCAACAGCCATTGCCTGGAGCTCACGGGAACATGATGCCTTCCGTGGTTTTCTCTGGGCAATGTTCACTGCCCTTGTTCTGGCTGCCCTGCTGTACCATATTTCCCTGTCCGCTTCCTCACGCAAGCTAGGGACGCGTGACGGGTATATCCTGGTCACCACGACATGGCTGCTTGTCACGGCCATCGGCGCAATCCCCCTACGGGCAAGCGGGGCCTTCCCCACGTATACCGCTGCGTATTTTGAAATCATGAGCGGCTTCTCGACCACGGGAGCCAGTGTCATTCCGGTACACGATGCAATACCGTCCAGCATCCATTTCTGGCGGAGCGCAACAAACTGGCTTGGCGGCATGGGCATCATCGTCCTTTTCGTAGCTCTGGTTCCCGTAATGGGTTCCGGAGGAGCCAAATTGGTCGGAGCTGAGTTCGTCGGCCCGACAAAAGACAAGCTCACGCCAAAAATCCGAAACACAGCCCTCTCCCTGTGGCTTATTTACGTTGGACTGTCCGTACTCCAGGCAATCCTGCTGCTGGCCGGAGGGATTCCCCTCTATGATGCTGCTACCATCACTTTCTCCACAATGAGTGCGGCAGGGTTCTCACCGTATGCGGGGGGAGTCAGTTTCTTCTCCAGCCGTTATGTCCTGGTAATAGTCATCATCTTCATGTTTCTCAGCGGCGTGAATTTCGCCCTGTTCTTCAAAGCCCTGATGGGACAGGGGAAACTGGCTATAAGAGACAAAGAACTACGTACCTATGGCATCATCACCCTCGTGGTTGCAACCGCAGGTGGCATATCGTTGGCTTTCTCAGGTATGTACGACATAGGAGAATCATTCTTCCAGTCCTTGTTCCAGACTGTTTCTTTCATCAGCACGACCGGATTCGTGACCGCTGACTATCAAACATGGCCCGCGTTCAACCAGATGCTCCTGTTCATCCTGATTTTCATAGGAGGTTGCGCGGGATCGGCAGCAGGAGGAATCAAGGTCATGCGTATCATGACAATGGCACGCCTGGCAAAGGTTCATATGCGCCAACGCCTGCATCCCAATGGCGTGTTTCCCGTCCATGTCGGCACCAAAATCTTATCCCCGGAGGTCACCCGTGGCGTCTCCGCGTATTTCGGCATATATTTCACGACGGCACTTGCCGGGATTCTTGTCATTTCCCTCACCGGGGTTGATTTCGAGACAGCAGTGAGCAGTGTCCTTACCTGCCTGAGCAATGTGGGCATAGGTTTCGGGCAGGTCGGTCCAAAAGGAAGTTTCGCCATGTTCCCGCCATGGGCACACTGGGTATTTTCCTTCCTTATTTTGGCCGGACGTCTGGAATTTTTCACTGTATTCACCGTATTCACCCGTGATTTCTGGAAACGTTAG
- a CDS encoding DNA alkylation repair protein — translation MEMKVEMNPVMTYRALLKEQADSTYKTFSEKLKSTEREILGVRMPFQRTLASRLASSGEGREYSEAAGRGQDLFHEEVILRGMVIAKIKVPLEERLELAATQVPLLRGWASCDSLCSALKFSERELPLAWEWNRQYLSSPSSMPRRFGLVMLLTHFIRDAYINDILTTYRTESHPDYLVRMGAAWGMSVCCVYFPDRTSTVLKDSLLFVQEEIRRLAIRKCKESYRIPDELKKELATTLAKK, via the coding sequence ATGGAAATGAAAGTGGAAATGAACCCTGTAATGACATACCGCGCATTGCTCAAAGAGCAGGCCGATTCCACCTACAAGACATTCTCGGAAAAACTGAAATCGACGGAACGGGAGATATTGGGAGTGAGGATGCCCTTCCAGCGGACATTGGCGTCCCGTCTTGCTTCATCAGGGGAAGGGCGTGAATATAGTGAGGCGGCTGGAAGGGGACAGGATCTCTTTCATGAGGAGGTCATACTCCGGGGGATGGTGATTGCCAAGATAAAGGTTCCTTTGGAAGAACGCCTTGAGCTTGCCGCCACACAAGTTCCTCTGTTGAGGGGATGGGCCTCCTGCGATAGCCTCTGTTCCGCCCTGAAGTTTTCTGAAAGGGAACTCCCCCTGGCATGGGAATGGAACAGACAGTATCTTTCCTCTCCATCTTCCATGCCCCGGCGTTTCGGCCTGGTGATGCTGCTGACCCATTTCATCCGGGATGCATACATCAATGACATCCTCACGACCTACAGGACTGAATCGCATCCCGACTATCTTGTCAGGATGGGAGCCGCATGGGGAATGTCCGTCTGCTGCGTGTATTTCCCCGACAGGACATCAACCGTGCTGAAAGACTCATTGCTTTTTGTCCAAGAGGAAATTCGCCGCTTGGCCATACGCAAATGCAAGGAATCATACAGGATTCCCGATGAGCTGAAAAAAGAACTTGCTACCACGCTCGCGAAGAAATAA
- a CDS encoding dipeptidase: MIDLHCDTILRLWSEESSESLAVNSLSIDVRKMRKGGVTAQCFALFVPMNDHVPAIHEGLGPSEILHSLHDRFVSELDSLHGVMRQARTAADVRRNRNEGLLSAILTVEEGEAYEGRIEALDEAVSWGMRISGLIWNFENSLAYPNSPDSDIMARPLKAKGREFVERMNERHVLVDVSHLNDGGFSDVAAICATRPFVATHSNSRSISNVCRNLTDSQMRVIAEHGGVIGLNFCPAFLEPTAQGALLTRGSFSGTGTSRIEDMVRHVLHIRNVAGRSVLAMGTDFDGIGGELEIPTAAELPRLRDALSLAGMSQSELDDMWENNVLRVLEI, encoded by the coding sequence ATGATTGATTTGCATTGTGATACCATTTTGCGGTTATGGAGTGAGGAGTCCAGCGAGTCGCTTGCTGTGAACAGTCTCAGCATTGACGTAAGGAAGATGAGGAAGGGTGGAGTGACTGCCCAATGCTTTGCTTTGTTCGTTCCCATGAATGACCATGTGCCGGCCATCCATGAGGGGCTGGGTCCATCAGAAATCCTTCATTCCCTTCATGACAGATTCGTCTCAGAGCTGGATTCTCTCCATGGCGTGATGCGCCAGGCACGTACCGCCGCGGATGTCCGGCGCAACAGGAATGAAGGTCTGTTGTCGGCGATACTCACCGTTGAGGAGGGGGAAGCCTATGAAGGGCGCATTGAAGCTCTTGATGAAGCTGTTTCCTGGGGGATGCGGATTAGTGGACTGATATGGAACTTCGAGAACAGTCTTGCATATCCTAATTCACCTGATTCCGACATCATGGCCAGGCCGTTGAAGGCAAAAGGCAGAGAATTTGTTGAGAGGATGAATGAGCGGCATGTCCTGGTTGATGTCTCCCATCTTAACGATGGCGGATTCTCCGATGTCGCGGCCATATGTGCGACCCGGCCTTTTGTCGCGACACATTCGAACAGCCGTTCCATCAGCAATGTATGCCGCAACCTTACCGATAGCCAGATGCGGGTCATAGCGGAACATGGGGGTGTCATTGGTCTGAACTTCTGTCCCGCATTCCTTGAGCCAACGGCGCAAGGGGCATTGTTGACACGGGGTTCGTTCTCTGGGACAGGGACGAGCAGGATAGAGGATATGGTGCGCCACGTCCTGCATATCAGGAACGTTGCGGGTCGCTCCGTTCTGGCCATGGGTACGGACTTTGATGGCATAGGGGGAGAGCTGGAGATTCCCACCGCAGCGGAACTTCCCCGCCTGCGTGACGCCCTGTCCCTGGCAGGCATGAGCCAGTCGGAACTGGATGACATGTGGGAAAACAATGTCCTTAGAGTGCTTGAAATCTAA
- the trxA gene encoding thioredoxin: MIKHVTEKNFEENVLKSPVPVLVDFWASWCGPCRMQGGILDTFDSTITESQAVIAKVNVDEEQSLAMRFGVMSIPTLIVFKDGEPIHTAVGVQREPELKKMLGL, from the coding sequence ATGATCAAGCATGTCACGGAAAAAAACTTTGAAGAAAACGTCCTGAAAAGTCCCGTACCGGTACTGGTTGACTTCTGGGCTTCATGGTGCGGCCCCTGCCGAATGCAGGGAGGAATCCTGGACACATTCGACTCGACTATCACGGAATCCCAGGCAGTCATTGCAAAAGTCAATGTTGATGAGGAGCAGTCGCTTGCCATGCGTTTCGGCGTCATGTCCATCCCCACCCTCATCGTATTCAAGGACGGCGAACCAATTCATACAGCCGTCGGCGTACAGAGAGAACCAGAGTTGAAGAAAATGCTGGGGCTCTAG
- a CDS encoding nitroreductase family protein, translated as MEVQEAILTRRSCRSFADLPVERGLLDKIMDAAVHAPSAMNIQPWHFTVITDRKKLDALDTLVSPDNSFFYRAPVLVIASLDSSAEYGVEDSSCALQNIMLAAHGLGLGSVWCNRLNRLRGDAQIIERLRDFGVPADKVPHGAVAIGHPGKGASLHPRVMKQGTVTWVE; from the coding sequence ATGGAAGTACAGGAAGCAATCTTGACGAGGAGGTCATGTCGCAGTTTTGCCGACCTTCCCGTAGAACGTGGGCTGCTTGATAAAATCATGGATGCCGCTGTCCATGCCCCGTCAGCAATGAACATCCAGCCGTGGCATTTCACTGTAATCACCGACAGGAAGAAACTGGATGCGCTTGATACCCTTGTCAGTCCGGACAACTCTTTTTTCTATAGGGCGCCGGTTCTTGTCATTGCTTCGCTTGATTCGTCCGCTGAATATGGAGTTGAGGATTCTTCCTGCGCGCTCCAGAACATCATGCTTGCCGCCCATGGCTTGGGTTTGGGTTCTGTATGGTGCAACCGGCTCAACCGGCTCCGTGGGGATGCTCAAATCATCGAGAGGCTCCGCGACTTCGGAGTACCGGCGGACAAAGTGCCTCATGGGGCTGTCGCCATTGGTCATCCCGGAAAGGGAGCTTCTCTGCATCCCCGTGTGATGAAACAGGGGACTGTCACGTGGGTTGAATAG
- a CDS encoding DUF2179 domain-containing protein, which translates to MIPGTGIFTRSPRGVLLTVVHNREIYKLTEIVHDEDPMAFVFVHEAYQVLGEGFVPMSRFVEKVEKTENRRSTWKYRKQS; encoded by the coding sequence TTGATTCCGGGGACGGGTATCTTTACGCGCAGTCCGCGCGGTGTCTTGCTGACGGTAGTCCATAACAGGGAAATATACAAACTTACCGAGATTGTGCATGATGAAGACCCTATGGCCTTTGTGTTCGTCCATGAGGCGTACCAGGTGCTGGGTGAAGGATTCGTGCCGATGAGCAGGTTCGTGGAAAAAGTGGAAAAGACTGAGAACAGGAGGTCAACATGGAAGTACAGGAAGCAATCTTGA
- a CDS encoding mannitol dehydrogenase family protein, which produces MKLTDESIKDRCPWEEKGYGLPSFDREAMKEKTRREPRWVHIGAGNIFRAFPAVLHQRLLDEGLADTGIIVGEGFDPEIISSVYTPCDNLSLLVVLKSDGSIEKKVIASVAEARICDQAKTEDWEYFSSVFRSPSLQMVSFTITEKGYSLTDSSGAYTAMAEKDFAAGPAMSVLLVSRVAALLHERFRAGGHPLALVSMDNCSHNGEKLGSAIIDIVHHWEEVSFVDSGFLAYVSNPSTVSFPWSMIDKITPRPDEGVKKMLEADGFKDTGIVVTARKTWTAPFVNAEEAQYLVVEDSFPNGRPVLERAGVYFTDRDTVNKVEKMKVCTCLNPLHTALAIFGCLLGYTLISEEMKDPQLKRLVEKIGYDEGLPVVVNPGILDPRAFIKEVVEVRFPNPFMPDTPQRIASDTSQKLAIRFGETIKVYVENPSLDVSGLKFIPLVFAGWLRYLMGRDDEDRVFELSPDPLASEAGAYVKDVRLGHAGPVPGLDGLLRNSAVFGVNLVEVGMVPLVLEYFYSLVAGKGAVRDTLVRLLGT; this is translated from the coding sequence ATGAAGCTCACTGATGAAAGTATAAAAGACCGCTGTCCATGGGAAGAAAAAGGATATGGGCTTCCGTCCTTTGACCGCGAGGCAATGAAAGAAAAGACACGCAGGGAGCCGCGCTGGGTTCATATAGGCGCCGGCAATATTTTCCGTGCGTTCCCAGCCGTCCTGCATCAGCGGCTGCTGGACGAAGGACTGGCGGATACCGGCATCATTGTGGGTGAGGGTTTTGACCCGGAAATCATCAGTTCGGTATATACGCCTTGTGATAATCTGTCGCTGCTGGTCGTGCTGAAAAGCGATGGTTCCATTGAAAAGAAGGTGATAGCATCTGTCGCTGAAGCCCGTATCTGTGACCAGGCCAAAACGGAGGACTGGGAATATTTCTCATCCGTATTCCGTTCACCATCGCTCCAGATGGTTTCGTTCACTATTACGGAGAAAGGCTATTCCCTGACGGATTCCTCCGGAGCGTACACAGCCATGGCTGAAAAGGATTTTGCTGCTGGTCCCGCGATGTCTGTGCTTCTCGTTTCCCGTGTCGCCGCCCTCCTTCATGAGAGATTCCGGGCAGGAGGACATCCCCTGGCTCTGGTGAGCATGGACAACTGCTCCCATAACGGAGAGAAACTTGGCTCTGCCATTATCGACATCGTTCACCATTGGGAGGAGGTCTCTTTTGTGGACAGTGGTTTCCTTGCCTATGTCTCCAATCCTTCCACGGTAAGTTTCCCGTGGTCGATGATAGACAAGATTACTCCCCGCCCTGATGAGGGAGTAAAGAAAATGCTTGAGGCTGACGGTTTCAAGGATACTGGCATTGTCGTGACCGCCCGCAAGACATGGACTGCTCCTTTCGTCAACGCGGAGGAGGCTCAGTACCTGGTGGTAGAGGACAGCTTTCCCAATGGCCGTCCCGTCCTTGAGCGTGCAGGAGTGTATTTCACCGACCGTGATACGGTCAACAAGGTGGAGAAGATGAAGGTCTGTACCTGTCTGAATCCTCTGCATACCGCATTGGCAATCTTCGGATGCCTGCTCGGTTATACTTTGATTAGTGAAGAAATGAAGGATCCGCAGTTGAAACGGCTTGTGGAAAAAATCGGGTATGACGAGGGGCTTCCGGTCGTGGTGAATCCGGGTATCCTGGATCCGCGGGCGTTCATCAAGGAAGTCGTTGAGGTTCGTTTCCCTAATCCTTTCATGCCGGACACTCCCCAACGTATTGCAAGCGATACATCCCAGAAGCTGGCGATTCGTTTCGGCGAAACCATCAAGGTATATGTGGAAAATCCTTCTTTGGATGTCTCCGGCTTGAAGTTCATCCCTCTTGTTTTCGCAGGCTGGCTCCGCTATCTGATGGGTCGCGATGATGAGGACAGGGTCTTCGAGTTAAGCCCCGATCCTCTTGCCTCCGAAGCGGGGGCGTATGTCAAGGACGTGCGTCTTGGTCATGCAGGTCCTGTACCGGGACTTGATGGCCTGTTGAGGAACTCTGCGGTGTTCGGGGTTAATCTTGTCGAGGTCGGGATGGTTCCTCTCGTCCTTGAGTATTTCTATAGCCTGGTAGCCGGAAAGGGCGCTGTACGCGATACGTTGGTTCGTCTCCTGGGAACCTGA
- a CDS encoding GntR family transcriptional regulator — protein sequence MERPSRITASDGIFDILRRQILSLTLPPGEELNINFLAGELGVSRSPVRDALIKLSRDKLVDVFPQKGTRVALLDVERVEDERFMRRSMEEAAVKIFAASHHEDDMAILRHAIALQMKAMEKEDYLAFLESDDAFHYQVFNAIGRSWCWDVISTLCGNHHRIRLLSFRLEGVLGDIVAQHERMMDAFGRRDVDESCRLENSHLSKLTDETVVLRKKFPNYFIV from the coding sequence ATGGAACGTCCGTCCCGCATCACGGCAAGCGACGGGATATTTGACATCCTGCGCCGCCAGATACTTTCGCTTACACTCCCTCCCGGTGAGGAATTGAATATCAATTTCCTGGCAGGGGAACTGGGCGTCAGCCGTTCTCCTGTACGGGATGCCTTGATTAAGCTGTCACGCGACAAACTTGTGGATGTATTTCCCCAGAAGGGAACACGGGTAGCTTTGCTCGATGTGGAGCGGGTCGAGGACGAACGGTTCATGCGCAGGAGCATGGAGGAGGCCGCGGTCAAGATATTCGCGGCATCCCATCATGAAGATGACATGGCCATACTCAGACATGCCATTGCCCTCCAGATGAAGGCAATGGAAAAAGAAGACTACCTGGCATTCCTTGAAAGCGATGATGCCTTCCACTATCAGGTGTTCAATGCAATCGGACGTTCATGGTGTTGGGATGTCATTTCCACTCTCTGCGGCAACCATCACCGCATACGTCTTCTGTCATTCCGACTTGAGGGCGTTCTCGGAGACATCGTGGCGCAACATGAGAGGATGATGGATGCTTTCGGGCGTCGTGATGTCGATGAGTCCTGCCGTCTCGAAAATTCCCATCTGTCCAAGCTTACTGACGAAACTGTGGTATTGAGAAAGAAGTTTCCGAACTATTTCATCGTATAA
- the uxuA gene encoding mannonate dehydratase, which translates to MHMTLRWFGSSFDSVPLWKIRQIPGVEGVITTLYDIPAGEEWPREKIAAIKKEVEASGLKIMGIESVNIHDSIKIGSPDRDTYIKNYITTLDNLGAEGITMVCYNFMPVFDWTRTDLAKERYDGSTVLAYDQRTVDSIDPQVFFDTTTANAQGFVMPGWEPERLARVKDLFEAYKGVDEEKLFANLIYFLEAIRPVCEKWGIRMAIHPDDPAWPVFGLPRIITNKKNLLRLMKAVDAPFNGVTLCTGSLGTSLKNDLPDIIRSLGKRIHFAHLRNLQHFSPRVFEEAAHLSKDGTFDMYEIVKALYDIGFDGPARPDHGRMIWGEVAMPGYGLYDRALGAAYLNGLWEAIDKSAHAASPKK; encoded by the coding sequence ATGCATATGACGTTACGCTGGTTCGGCAGTTCTTTTGATTCGGTTCCCTTGTGGAAGATACGTCAGATCCCTGGCGTGGAAGGTGTTATTACGACTCTCTACGATATCCCTGCCGGAGAAGAATGGCCACGGGAGAAGATTGCAGCCATCAAGAAAGAAGTCGAGGCATCCGGCCTGAAAATCATGGGCATTGAAAGCGTCAATATCCACGACAGCATCAAAATTGGTTCTCCTGATCGGGACACGTACATCAAGAACTATATCACCACGTTGGACAATCTGGGTGCCGAAGGCATTACCATGGTATGCTACAACTTCATGCCGGTTTTCGACTGGACGCGTACTGATTTGGCCAAGGAACGATATGACGGTTCGACTGTGCTGGCGTATGACCAGAGAACCGTCGATTCCATTGACCCGCAGGTTTTCTTTGACACGACTACGGCCAATGCCCAAGGGTTCGTGATGCCGGGCTGGGAGCCGGAACGTCTTGCCAGGGTGAAGGATCTCTTTGAAGCGTACAAGGGAGTAGACGAAGAAAAACTCTTTGCCAATCTGATATATTTCCTTGAAGCGATTCGTCCCGTCTGTGAGAAATGGGGTATCCGTATGGCAATCCATCCCGATGACCCGGCGTGGCCGGTGTTCGGACTTCCCCGGATTATTACCAACAAGAAGAACCTCCTGCGCCTTATGAAAGCCGTGGATGCCCCGTTCAATGGCGTCACCCTGTGTACAGGCTCCTTGGGAACTTCCTTGAAGAATGACCTTCCCGATATCATCCGTTCATTGGGAAAGCGTATCCACTTTGCCCATCTGAGGAATCTTCAGCATTTCTCTCCTAGAGTGTTCGAGGAGGCCGCCCACTTGTCCAAGGACGGAACCTTCGACATGTATGAAATCGTCAAGGCACTCTATGATATAGGTTTTGACGGACCTGCCCGCCCTGACCATGGACGCATGATTTGGGGAGAAGTCGCCATGCCTGGTTACGGTTTATATGACCGTGCCCTCGGCGCTGCATATCTGAATGGTCTGTGGGAAGCGATTGACAAATCGGCGCATGCCGCATCGCCAAAAAAATGA